A stretch of the Agromyces larvae genome encodes the following:
- a CDS encoding DUF1622 domain-containing protein has product MEFGEAIQTVGEIIDVAGVVAIVVGVLYAFGDAAVRAVGRRGPVYVRFRRVLGRAILLGLELLVAADIVKTVAVTPTLDSVIVLAIIVLIRTFLSWSLELEIAGRWPWQRRTAGDEAEPSVAPRAADPA; this is encoded by the coding sequence ATGGAGTTCGGCGAGGCCATCCAGACGGTCGGCGAGATCATCGACGTCGCCGGCGTCGTCGCGATCGTGGTCGGCGTGCTGTACGCCTTCGGGGATGCCGCGGTGCGGGCGGTCGGCCGTCGCGGGCCCGTGTACGTGCGATTCCGGCGCGTGCTGGGGCGGGCGATCCTGCTCGGGCTCGAGCTGCTCGTCGCGGCCGACATCGTCAAGACCGTCGCCGTCACGCCCACGCTCGACTCGGTGATCGTGCTGGCGATCATCGTGCTCATCCGCACCTTCCTCAGTTGGTCGCTGGAGCTCGAGATCGCGGGTCGATGGCCGTGGCAGCGCCGCACCGCCGGCGACGAGGCCGAACCGTCAGTCGCACCGCGCGCGGCCGACCCCGCCTGA
- a CDS encoding agmatine deiminase family protein gives MPAEAAPHERIWMAFPRPNQTLGGTVLEAEAAYAAWTAVAHAVLEFEPVTMVVDPVERDRARRMLSAEVELVEAPLDDFWMRDIGPTFVVSDGGELGAVDWTFNGWGAQPTAAWEHDALIGRFVGERSGAAVIASRLVNEGGAIHVDGEGTVLVTETVQLDPHRNPGATRADVEAELARAIGATHVVWLPRGLTRDYEPFGTRGHVDMVAAIPSPGTLLLHEQPNPEHPDHAVMRELRRFLEGETDASGRPWRIVDVPAPETLRDAEGFVDWNYLNHLPVNGGVIACGYDEPRADARAREILGDAYPGRTVVTVDAREILARGGGIHCITQQQPAVGG, from the coding sequence ATGCCCGCCGAGGCGGCGCCGCACGAGCGCATCTGGATGGCGTTCCCGCGGCCCAACCAGACCCTCGGCGGCACCGTGCTCGAAGCCGAAGCGGCGTACGCCGCCTGGACGGCGGTCGCACACGCCGTGCTCGAGTTCGAACCCGTGACGATGGTCGTCGACCCCGTCGAACGCGATCGGGCGCGGCGCATGCTGAGCGCCGAGGTCGAACTCGTCGAAGCGCCGCTCGACGACTTCTGGATGCGCGACATCGGCCCGACCTTCGTCGTGAGCGACGGCGGCGAGCTCGGCGCCGTCGACTGGACGTTCAACGGCTGGGGCGCCCAGCCCACCGCCGCCTGGGAGCACGACGCGCTGATCGGCCGATTCGTCGGCGAACGCTCAGGCGCCGCGGTCATCGCGTCGCGGCTCGTCAACGAGGGCGGCGCGATCCACGTCGACGGCGAAGGCACCGTGCTCGTCACCGAGACCGTGCAGCTCGACCCGCACCGCAACCCCGGCGCGACCAGAGCCGATGTCGAGGCCGAGCTCGCCCGCGCGATCGGCGCGACCCACGTGGTCTGGCTCCCGCGCGGGCTCACCCGCGACTACGAGCCGTTCGGCACCCGCGGGCACGTCGACATGGTCGCGGCGATCCCGAGCCCCGGCACGCTGCTGCTGCACGAGCAACCGAACCCCGAGCACCCGGACCACGCGGTCATGCGCGAGCTGCGCCGGTTCCTCGAAGGCGAGACGGATGCCTCGGGCCGCCCCTGGCGCATCGTCGACGTGCCGGCGCCCGAGACCCTGCGCGACGCCGAGGGATTCGTCGACTGGAACTACCTGAACCACCTGCCCGTGAACGGCGGCGTGATCGCCTGCGGCTACGACGAGCCGCGCGCCGATGCGCGGGCGCGCGAGATCCTCGGCGACGCGTACCCCGGCCGCACCGTCGTGACCGTCGACGCGCGCGAGATCCTCGCCCGCGGCGGCGGCATCCACTGCATCACCCAGCAGCAGCCGGCGGTCGGCGGGTGA
- a CDS encoding SDR family NAD(P)-dependent oxidoreductase: protein MTGANKGIGYQIAAGLGALGWRVGVGARDRRRRDTAVQQLRAAGADAFGVPLDVTDDASVAAAAEFIAGHAGGLDVLVNNAAIVGGMPQTPSTVDPATVRTVVETNVIGVVRVTNAMLPMLRASGAPRIVNMSSSVGSLALQTASGVDLGPVPAAYLASKTFLNALTIQYVKELGDTGILINTGCPGFTATDLNGFSGDRTPEQGAAIAIRLATLPADGPTGGFFDDAGPVPW from the coding sequence GTGACCGGCGCGAACAAGGGAATCGGATACCAGATCGCGGCCGGCCTGGGTGCGCTCGGCTGGCGGGTCGGCGTGGGCGCGCGGGATCGGCGACGCCGCGACACCGCGGTGCAGCAACTGCGCGCGGCGGGGGCCGACGCGTTCGGCGTGCCGCTCGACGTGACCGACGACGCCAGCGTGGCCGCGGCGGCCGAGTTCATCGCCGGGCACGCGGGCGGGCTCGACGTCCTGGTCAACAACGCCGCGATCGTCGGCGGCATGCCGCAGACCCCGAGCACGGTCGACCCCGCGACCGTGCGCACCGTCGTGGAGACCAACGTGATCGGGGTCGTCCGGGTCACGAACGCCATGCTGCCCATGCTGCGCGCCTCGGGCGCTCCGCGGATCGTCAACATGTCCAGCAGCGTCGGCTCGCTCGCGCTGCAGACGGCATCCGGCGTCGACCTGGGGCCGGTCCCCGCCGCGTACCTGGCCTCGAAGACCTTCCTCAACGCCCTCACGATCCAGTACGTGAAGGAACTGGGCGATACGGGCATCCTGATCAACACCGGCTGCCCGGGTTTCACGGCCACCGACCTCAACGGCTTCAGCGGGGACCGCACGCCGGAGCAGGGTGCGGCCATCGCGATCCGTCTCGCGACCCTGCCCGCCGACGGGCCGACCGGCGGGTTCTTCGACGACGCCGGGCCCGTGCCGTGGTGA
- a CDS encoding TetR/AcrR family transcriptional regulator — protein MPDATRPRAARKSPAERAAEIRDAARALALDGGLVAVTLRAVAARVGVAPALVAHYEPSMDELVAQTFRAITTDELADVVELVTGAGEASARSRVRALVATALDPARDDVTAVWVDAWSLGRRNPALAAAVRAVADGWQSQVARIVRDGIADGEFGADVDADAIAWLLVGIIDGLNAQSVVHDRHDPGRAEIVLRTIDRELGARPDV, from the coding sequence GTGCCGGATGCCACGAGGCCGCGAGCCGCACGCAAATCCCCCGCCGAGCGCGCCGCCGAGATCCGCGACGCCGCTCGCGCGCTCGCCCTCGACGGCGGGCTCGTCGCGGTCACGCTCCGCGCCGTGGCGGCACGCGTCGGCGTCGCCCCCGCGCTCGTCGCCCACTACGAACCGAGCATGGACGAGCTCGTCGCCCAGACCTTCCGCGCGATCACCACGGACGAGCTCGCCGACGTGGTCGAGCTCGTGACCGGCGCCGGCGAGGCATCCGCCCGTTCCCGAGTGCGCGCGCTCGTCGCGACCGCCCTCGACCCCGCCCGCGACGACGTGACCGCGGTGTGGGTCGACGCGTGGAGCCTCGGCCGCCGCAATCCCGCGCTCGCCGCCGCGGTGCGCGCGGTCGCCGACGGTTGGCAGTCGCAGGTCGCCCGGATCGTGCGCGACGGCATCGCCGACGGCGAGTTCGGCGCCGATGTCGACGCCGACGCCATCGCCTGGCTGCTCGTCGGCATCATCGACGGGTTGAACGCCCAATCGGTCGTCCACGACCGGCACGACCCCGGCCGAGCCGAGATCGTGCTGCGCACGATCGACCGCGAGCTCGGCGCGCGCCCGGACGTGTAG
- a CDS encoding LysR substrate-binding domain-containing protein — MFAPVTSAIVAVEVMLCGPGEAESLLRNGRADVALLQRPYDPAAGFDTEELRTEPQVVVLPAGHPLAGRDRVSGAEIDALTDLPLPRWPRVDGSYPDGPGPKVRDLTQLTQSVALGLTCALVPESLGARLRGDHAVVPVPDAPAVTTVIAWPPHRRTRAVADLVGAAVQL, encoded by the coding sequence TTGTTCGCGCCGGTCACCAGCGCGATCGTCGCCGTCGAGGTGATGCTCTGCGGGCCCGGTGAAGCCGAAAGCCTGCTCCGCAACGGGCGCGCCGACGTCGCGCTGCTCCAGCGGCCCTACGATCCGGCGGCCGGATTCGACACCGAGGAGCTGCGCACCGAGCCTCAGGTCGTGGTACTGCCGGCGGGGCATCCGCTCGCCGGCCGGGACCGCGTGTCGGGGGCCGAGATCGACGCTCTGACGGACCTTCCCCTGCCGCGCTGGCCTCGAGTGGACGGCAGCTATCCCGACGGCCCCGGCCCGAAAGTGCGCGACCTGACGCAGTTGACCCAGTCGGTCGCGCTCGGCCTGACGTGCGCGCTCGTGCCAGAGTCGCTCGGGGCCCGGCTCCGCGGCGATCACGCCGTCGTGCCCGTGCCCGACGCTCCGGCCGTCACCACCGTCATCGCCTGGCCGCCGCACCGCCGGACCAGGGCCGTCGCCGATCTGGTCGGTGCGGCGGTGCAGCTCTGA